From Domibacillus sp. DTU_2020_1001157_1_SI_ALB_TIR_016, a single genomic window includes:
- a CDS encoding 5'-3' exonuclease, producing MTTKKLLLVDGMALLFRSFFQTAPSGRFMFNEKGIPTNAVQGLIRHLFAAADRIRPTHITVCWDMGKDTFRTDMFDSYKAHRPAPPAELAPQFDLAQQATAAFSLHNAGVRNYEADDCIGTISKWTKGEETYILTGDRDLLQLLNGHNYVWLLQTGYGNWKSYDAALFREEYGIDPEQFHYVKALMGDAADGYPGVKGIGEKTALKLIREYGTTEGVLAGLNDMTPALQKKLREGEDMLRMSEKLAEIHCDVPLEWTWEQAAFTGTTEEAVRFIEENGMKGLSRLARHTGYTEVDPFGFD from the coding sequence ATGACAACCAAGAAATTACTGCTTGTGGACGGAATGGCTCTTCTATTCCGTTCTTTTTTTCAAACGGCGCCGAGCGGCCGTTTTATGTTTAATGAAAAAGGAATTCCAACAAACGCTGTGCAGGGGCTGATCCGTCATTTGTTTGCGGCGGCAGACCGCATTCGCCCGACGCACATTACGGTCTGCTGGGATATGGGGAAAGACACGTTTCGTACCGATATGTTCGACTCGTATAAAGCACATCGCCCGGCTCCGCCGGCAGAGCTTGCGCCGCAATTCGATTTAGCGCAGCAGGCAACGGCTGCGTTTTCTCTTCACAATGCCGGGGTAAGAAACTACGAAGCAGATGACTGCATTGGCACCATTTCCAAATGGACAAAAGGAGAGGAAACCTACATCTTAACCGGGGACCGGGATCTTTTGCAGCTGTTAAATGGCCATAATTATGTGTGGCTGCTGCAGACGGGCTATGGAAATTGGAAGTCATATGACGCCGCGCTGTTTCGTGAGGAATATGGGATTGACCCGGAGCAGTTTCATTATGTGAAGGCGCTGATGGGAGATGCAGCCGACGGCTATCCCGGTGTAAAAGGAATTGGAGAAAAAACGGCACTGAAGCTCATTCGCGAGTATGGAACGACAGAAGGTGTATTAGCAGGACTTAATGATATGACCCCTGCGCTTCAAAAAAAATTGCGTGAAGGGGAAGATATGCTGCGCATGTCGGAAAAACTGGCGGAGATCCATTGCGATGTACCGCTTGAGTGGACGTGGGAGCAGGCCGCTTTTACAGGGACAACAGAAGAGGCCGTCCGCTTTATTGAGGAAAATGGAATGAAGGGACTGTCCCGCCTCGCCCGCCATACAGGCTATACAGAAGTAGATCCGTTTGGCTTTGATTGA
- a CDS encoding ribonuclease HI family protein, whose translation MFEVYTDGASTGDPGRAGAGVVIRWDGKTERFSIPLGEMDTHAAEFTAVIKALELCKERGAQTISLRSDSQTVVAAIEKEYIHKPDYKPLLQTILTMADEFPLFFVKWIPSKQNKADQEAKNAIRANP comes from the coding sequence ATGTTTGAAGTATACACAGATGGAGCCTCAACCGGCGATCCCGGCCGGGCAGGCGCAGGTGTCGTGATTCGCTGGGATGGCAAAACAGAACGATTTTCCATTCCGCTTGGAGAAATGGATACGCATGCAGCCGAGTTTACCGCTGTTATTAAAGCACTTGAGCTGTGCAAGGAGCGGGGCGCCCAGACCATCTCACTCCGGAGCGATTCTCAAACGGTTGTAGCGGCTATTGAAAAAGAGTATATCCATAAGCCGGATTATAAACCGCTATTGCAGACTATTTTAACGATGGCGGATGAATTCCCGTTATTTTTTGTTAAATGGATTCCATCGAAGCAAAATAAAGCAGACCAGGAAGCCAAAAACGCCATTCGGGCAAACCCTTAA
- a CDS encoding reverse transcriptase-like protein, with translation MQMTIRFMYDFKGVKTTFTSQPIDRHLVQKTADDLLKTGRVKEVEIMDELGQEWTLKEFKKLNEKLDEEPENITVLFDGGFDVESASTGVGTAIYYTKGGRRYRLRENARLEGLDSNNEAEYAALYFAMQKLEELGVNSQPVTITGDSLTVLNQLGGDWPCFEESHARFLARIEEKIASMRLKPLYKPVDRRHNKEADQLARQALEGTPISSHAEIGS, from the coding sequence ATGCAAATGACAATCCGCTTTATGTATGATTTTAAAGGTGTGAAAACGACGTTTACGTCCCAACCGATTGACCGGCACCTTGTGCAGAAAACCGCCGATGACCTGCTGAAAACCGGCCGCGTGAAAGAAGTAGAGATCATGGATGAGCTTGGCCAGGAATGGACATTGAAGGAATTTAAAAAGCTGAATGAAAAACTGGACGAAGAGCCGGAAAATATTACGGTGCTGTTTGATGGCGGCTTTGACGTCGAATCGGCTAGTACAGGGGTAGGTACGGCGATTTATTATACAAAAGGAGGCCGCCGCTACCGGCTGCGTGAAAATGCCCGGCTTGAAGGGCTTGATTCAAACAATGAAGCAGAATATGCGGCTCTTTACTTTGCGATGCAAAAGCTTGAGGAACTAGGGGTAAACAGCCAGCCGGTGACCATCACGGGTGACTCGCTCACCGTGTTGAACCAGCTTGGCGGAGACTGGCCGTGTTTTGAGGAAAGCCATGCCCGGTTCCTGGCACGGATTGAAGAAAAAATTGCATCCATGCGACTCAAGCCGCTTTACAAACCAGTGGATAGAAGGCACAATAAAGAAGCTGACCAGCTTGCGAGGCAAGCGCTCGAAGGCACACCCATCTCAAGTCATGCCGAGATTGGGAGTTAA
- a CDS encoding zinc-finger domain-containing protein, producing the protein MNRTELLLEVEELLNTYCKDCLVKNTLRKERGKTAAHKFCITQCTIGEKLKQYGDKLS; encoded by the coding sequence TTGAACCGAACAGAACTTTTACTCGAAGTAGAAGAGTTGCTGAATACGTACTGCAAAGACTGCCTCGTAAAAAATACACTGCGTAAAGAAAGAGGCAAAACCGCTGCTCATAAATTTTGTATTACCCAATGCACAATCGGAGAAAAATTAAAACAGTACGGAGATAAGCTTTCTTAA
- the mntR gene encoding transcriptional regulator MntR — MPTPSMEDYIEQIYLLIDTKGYARVSDIAGALSVHPSSVTKMVQKLDKDEYLVYERYRGLILTAKGQKIGRRLVERHDLLERFLSVIGVDEAHIYEDVEGIEHHLSSDSINRIADLIEYFEEDPARIEALKKVNDRNKE; from the coding sequence ATGCCGACACCGAGTATGGAGGATTACATAGAACAGATTTATTTGCTGATTGATACAAAAGGGTATGCACGTGTTTCGGACATCGCGGGTGCCCTGTCGGTTCATCCGTCCAGCGTAACGAAAATGGTGCAGAAGCTTGATAAAGATGAATACCTTGTGTACGAGCGGTACCGGGGTCTTATATTAACAGCAAAAGGGCAAAAAATCGGCCGGCGTTTAGTGGAACGGCACGATTTGCTTGAACGGTTTCTGTCGGTGATCGGGGTGGATGAAGCACATATTTACGAAGATGTGGAAGGTATTGAACACCACTTAAGTTCCGACTCCATCAACCGGATCGCGGACTTGATCGAATACTTTGAAGAAGACCCGGCGCGCATCGAAGCGCTGAAAAAAGTAAATGACCGAAACAAGGAATGA
- a CDS encoding conserved virulence factor C family protein — MKILKIEPTPSPNTMKVILDEELAAGKSTNYKPETAEGAPEVIQAILKIEGVRGVYHVADFIALERNGRYDWQDILPNVRAAFGESSTEERETKPLEHFGEVETFIQVYKGIPLQLKLVSADEEKRLALPDYCQDAFRQLTESGGDNYILERKWQEFGIRYGELDAIAPELLEEVMAAYPKERVERLVEAAQAGGPLVQHKEHGVKPDKEAWLKEADWRKRYQQLEQMPDPDLADMPLLEAALQDEKAAIRRLAVVYAGMIEDKRILPVLRKALEDPAVTVRRTAGDCMSDLGFPEAADAMTQALKDKSKIVRWRAAMFLYEAGDESALPALREAAEDPEFEVKMQVLMAIERIEGGEEAKGSVWKQMTEARNQ, encoded by the coding sequence ATGAAGATTTTAAAAATCGAGCCGACACCGAGCCCGAATACGATGAAAGTGATTTTGGACGAGGAGCTTGCGGCTGGTAAAAGTACGAATTACAAGCCGGAAACGGCAGAAGGGGCGCCTGAAGTCATTCAAGCAATTTTGAAAATTGAAGGCGTCCGCGGTGTTTACCATGTGGCAGACTTTATCGCGCTTGAGCGAAACGGCCGTTACGACTGGCAGGATATTTTGCCGAACGTCCGCGCCGCCTTTGGCGAAAGCAGCACAGAAGAAAGAGAAACAAAACCGCTTGAGCATTTTGGCGAAGTGGAAACCTTTATTCAAGTGTATAAAGGCATTCCCCTGCAGCTAAAGCTTGTATCAGCAGACGAAGAAAAACGGCTGGCGCTCCCGGACTACTGCCAGGATGCGTTCCGGCAGCTGACTGAAAGCGGCGGTGATAATTACATTTTAGAACGTAAGTGGCAGGAGTTCGGTATCCGTTACGGAGAGCTGGATGCGATTGCCCCTGAACTGCTGGAAGAAGTGATGGCCGCTTATCCGAAAGAACGGGTGGAGCGCCTTGTCGAAGCAGCGCAGGCAGGAGGCCCGCTTGTGCAGCATAAAGAGCACGGCGTAAAGCCGGACAAAGAAGCGTGGCTCAAGGAGGCAGACTGGCGCAAACGATACCAGCAGCTGGAGCAAATGCCAGATCCCGATCTTGCGGATATGCCACTGTTAGAAGCCGCGCTTCAGGACGAAAAAGCCGCCATCCGGCGTTTGGCAGTCGTGTATGCGGGAATGATTGAAGACAAGCGTATTTTGCCTGTACTGCGTAAAGCACTCGAAGATCCAGCCGTGACGGTGCGCCGCACAGCGGGTGACTGTATGAGTGATCTTGGTTTTCCGGAAGCAGCAGATGCAATGACTCAGGCGCTGAAGGATAAAAGTAAAATTGTCCGCTGGCGCGCCGCAATGTTTTTATATGAAGCAGGCGATGAATCAGCGCTTCCGGCCCTGCGCGAGGCAGCGGAGGATCCGGAATTTGAAGTGAAAATGCAGGTTTTGATGGCCATTGAACGGATCGAAGGCGGAGAAGAAGCAAAAGGCTCAGTGTGGAAGCAAATGACAGAAGCCCGGAACCAATAA
- a CDS encoding BrxA/BrxB family bacilliredoxin, whose protein sequence is MNAYEEYMKQMVIPMRAELTNAGFTELTTEEEVNSFMESAEGTTLVVINSVCGCAAGLARPAAVQASMNEPAPDRLMTVFAGQDREATAAMRAWMPEFEPSSPSMALLKGNKVVHFVPREEIEGQDLGAIISNLTTAFDQHCQ, encoded by the coding sequence ATGAATGCTTACGAAGAATACATGAAACAAATGGTGATCCCGATGCGTGCGGAACTGACAAACGCCGGTTTTACAGAACTGACAACAGAAGAAGAAGTAAATAGTTTTATGGAATCCGCGGAAGGCACAACACTTGTCGTGATCAACTCAGTGTGCGGCTGTGCGGCAGGCCTTGCCCGCCCGGCAGCGGTTCAAGCGTCTATGAATGAGCCTGCACCGGACCGCCTCATGACGGTTTTTGCCGGACAGGACCGGGAAGCAACAGCTGCGATGCGCGCCTGGATGCCGGAATTCGAACCATCTTCTCCATCGATGGCGCTTTTAAAAGGAAATAAAGTCGTACATTTTGTGCCGCGTGAGGAAATTGAAGGCCAGGATCTCGGTGCGATTATCTCGAATTTAACAACGGCTTTTGATCAGCATTGCCAGTGA
- a CDS encoding class I SAM-dependent methyltransferase: protein MIVTTSQRADAQVRARAAALAEQFGVPFIERKKQPVNKLAAFYECPVLLVSKERLELHDGSGTPFFFHPGSAMFRVKRLLAGGEDELVNVCGLKSGMSFLDCTMGPAADSITASAAVGEAGRVQSIEANPFIAHIVGEGLGSWTDGPEPLLAAMKRIEVRPADYHTYLKEVPDESFDVVYFDPMFETAVDSSGIAPLRSFAAYHDLTMEAVGEAKRVARHRVVLKDHFRSQRFGEFGFTQHIRKTSKFHFGTIEK, encoded by the coding sequence GTGATTGTCACTACATCTCAGCGGGCTGATGCCCAGGTAAGAGCGAGGGCAGCGGCGCTTGCTGAGCAGTTTGGAGTGCCCTTTATAGAACGGAAAAAGCAGCCGGTGAATAAGCTGGCTGCTTTTTATGAATGTCCGGTTCTGTTGGTATCAAAGGAGCGGCTTGAACTGCATGATGGCAGCGGGACGCCTTTCTTTTTCCATCCCGGGTCTGCGATGTTTCGCGTCAAGCGGCTGCTCGCGGGCGGAGAAGATGAGCTGGTAAACGTGTGCGGCCTGAAGAGCGGCATGTCGTTTTTAGACTGCACAATGGGACCGGCGGCCGACAGTATTACAGCTTCTGCGGCTGTAGGAGAGGCAGGACGCGTGCAATCGATAGAAGCAAATCCTTTTATTGCCCATATTGTCGGGGAAGGGCTTGGGTCATGGACAGACGGACCGGAGCCGCTGCTTGCGGCCATGAAAAGAATCGAGGTTCGGCCGGCCGATTATCATACGTATTTAAAAGAAGTGCCGGATGAATCATTTGATGTGGTTTATTTTGATCCGATGTTTGAAACCGCGGTTGATTCAAGCGGAATTGCTCCGCTTCGGTCATTTGCCGCTTACCATGATTTGACCATGGAGGCTGTCGGGGAAGCAAAGCGGGTTGCCAGACATCGCGTGGTGCTGAAAGACCATTTCCGTTCTCAGCGGTTTGGAGAATTCGGTTTTACTCAGCACATCCGTAAAACATCGAAGTTTCATTTCGGCACGATTGAAAAGTAA
- a CDS encoding nitroreductase family protein — protein sequence MITQKINDFNEIVKGRRSIKNYDPAVKISKQEMEEILTLATTAPSSVNMQPWRFLVIESPEAKAKLAPLARFNQNQVETSAAVIAVFGDINNFEKFEEIYGKAVEEGHMPLEVKEGIHKSFAGYFETISRAEMEDVVLVDGGLVSMQIMLAARAYGYDTNPIGGYEKDKIAEAFGLDKERYVPVMLISIGKAADTGHTSVRLPINRVAQWK from the coding sequence ATGATTACACAAAAAATAAACGACTTTAATGAAATTGTAAAAGGACGCCGGTCCATTAAAAATTACGATCCAGCGGTGAAAATCAGCAAGCAGGAAATGGAAGAGATTCTTACACTCGCGACTACCGCACCTTCTTCCGTTAACATGCAGCCGTGGAGATTTCTTGTGATCGAGAGTCCCGAAGCAAAAGCAAAGCTTGCTCCTCTGGCACGCTTTAATCAAAACCAGGTGGAAACTTCTGCTGCGGTGATTGCAGTGTTCGGCGATATCAACAACTTTGAGAAGTTTGAAGAAATTTATGGAAAAGCAGTAGAAGAGGGGCATATGCCGCTTGAAGTAAAAGAAGGCATTCACAAGTCATTTGCTGGCTACTTTGAAACCATTTCCCGTGCAGAGATGGAAGATGTCGTACTAGTGGACGGCGGCCTTGTATCCATGCAGATCATGCTTGCTGCCCGAGCATATGGGTATGATACAAATCCGATCGGCGGTTATGAAAAAGACAAAATTGCCGAAGCATTTGGTTTAGACAAGGAACGTTATGTGCCGGTTATGCTGATCTCTATCGGCAAAGCTGCAGATACAGGGCACACGTCTGTCCGCCTTCCAATAAACCGAGTGGCACAATGGAAATAA
- a CDS encoding phosphoadenylyl-sulfate reductase yields the protein MAALTYENWDGVQIDFPIDNSLKGSRNVLKWAFEEYGEEIVYACSFGIEGIVLIDLISKVNPNAKIVFLDTDFHFQETYELIEKVKKKYPTLRIEMQKPELTPEEQAAQYGEELWKSQPDLCCSIRKVEPLKKVLTGPKAWISGLRREQSETRRHVEFINFDNKFESIKVCPLIHWTEEDVWNYVKAFGLPYNTLHDKGYPSIGCEYCTIAVEAGQNSRAGRWASLEKTECGLHKV from the coding sequence ATGGCAGCTTTAACATATGAAAACTGGGATGGCGTGCAGATCGATTTTCCAATAGACAATTCTTTAAAAGGCAGCCGCAATGTATTAAAGTGGGCTTTTGAAGAATATGGAGAAGAAATTGTATATGCGTGCAGCTTTGGAATAGAAGGCATTGTCTTAATCGACCTTATCTCAAAAGTAAATCCAAACGCAAAGATTGTGTTTCTTGATACAGACTTTCACTTTCAAGAAACGTATGAATTAATTGAAAAAGTAAAGAAAAAGTATCCGACACTTCGTATTGAAATGCAAAAACCAGAATTAACGCCGGAAGAGCAAGCTGCACAGTACGGGGAGGAGCTCTGGAAAAGCCAGCCCGATCTTTGCTGCAGTATTCGCAAAGTAGAGCCTTTAAAGAAAGTATTGACGGGCCCAAAAGCTTGGATATCCGGCTTAAGAAGAGAACAATCCGAAACACGGCGTCATGTTGAATTTATCAACTTTGACAACAAATTTGAATCGATTAAAGTTTGCCCGTTAATTCATTGGACAGAAGAAGATGTCTGGAATTATGTCAAAGCATTTGGACTTCCGTATAATACTCTTCACGACAAAGGCTACCCGAGTATTGGCTGCGAATATTGCACCATTGCGGTTGAGGCAGGGCAAAATTCGCGTGCAGGCCGATGGGCTTCCCTTGAGAAAACAGAATGTGGTCTCCATAAAGTATAG
- a CDS encoding thymidylate synthase codes for MSSSEQQYLDLSREILANGNRKEDRTGTGTISVFGRQMRFNLAEGFPLLTTKRVSFKLVASEMLWFLKGDTNIRYLLQHNNNIWNEWAFKRWVESEEYEGPDMTDFGRRALADEAFAAQYNEQMALFKQRVLEDADFAEKFGELGDVYGRQWRAWKTSQGETIDQIGDVIEMIKKTPDSRRLIVSAWNPEDVPSMALPPCHTMFQFYVADGKLSCQLYQRSGDTFLGIPFNIAGYSLLTHLIANECGLEVGEFVHTIGDAHIYTNHIEQVETQLSREPKALPTLEITKGKSLFDIELDDLKLTGYDPHSAIKAPVAV; via the coding sequence GTGAGTAGCAGTGAACAACAATACCTTGACTTAAGCCGGGAAATTTTAGCGAACGGAAACAGAAAAGAAGACCGGACCGGTACGGGAACCATTTCTGTATTTGGCCGGCAGATGCGGTTTAATTTAGCGGAAGGCTTTCCTCTTTTAACGACGAAGCGGGTGTCTTTTAAACTGGTAGCCTCCGAAATGCTTTGGTTTTTAAAAGGAGACACCAATATCCGTTATTTACTTCAGCACAACAATAATATTTGGAATGAATGGGCATTTAAACGCTGGGTAGAAAGCGAGGAATACGAAGGACCGGATATGACTGACTTCGGCCGGCGTGCTTTGGCTGATGAAGCATTTGCGGCGCAGTATAATGAGCAGATGGCGCTCTTTAAGCAGCGTGTGCTTGAAGACGCGGACTTTGCGGAAAAGTTTGGCGAACTCGGTGACGTATACGGCCGCCAGTGGCGCGCATGGAAAACCTCACAGGGCGAAACCATTGACCAAATCGGCGATGTAATCGAGATGATCAAAAAAACACCGGACTCCAGACGCTTGATTGTATCCGCCTGGAATCCAGAAGATGTGCCGTCGATGGCGCTGCCGCCATGCCATACGATGTTTCAATTTTACGTAGCGGATGGCAAACTTTCCTGCCAGCTTTACCAAAGATCGGGTGATACTTTCCTTGGAATTCCATTTAACATTGCCGGCTATTCGCTGCTGACGCATTTAATTGCGAATGAATGCGGCTTAGAGGTGGGCGAATTCGTCCACACGATTGGCGATGCGCACATTTACACGAATCATATCGAGCAGGTAGAGACGCAGCTTTCACGTGAGCCAAAAGCGCTGCCGACACTCGAAATAACAAAAGGAAAATCATTGTTTGATATTGAGCTTGATGACCTTAAGCTGACGGGCTATGATCCCCATTCAGCCATCAAAGCCCCTGTTGCAGTTTGA
- a CDS encoding dihydrofolate reductase — MISFIWAEAKGGVIGRDNDLPWRLPEDLRFFKRTTLGYPIVMGRKTFASFGSKPLPKRENIILTTDRDFHQDGVTVVHSKEEVLQRAKNEDIFVIGGANVFKQFLPEADRLYVTKIEAEFEGDTVIDFIPWDDFKETSCTKGEKNEENPYDYFFCVYDRTTR, encoded by the coding sequence ATGATTTCATTTATTTGGGCAGAGGCGAAAGGCGGCGTGATTGGCCGTGATAACGACCTGCCGTGGCGCCTGCCGGAGGATTTACGCTTTTTTAAAAGAACAACGCTTGGGTACCCAATTGTTATGGGGAGAAAAACATTTGCGTCCTTTGGAAGCAAGCCGCTGCCAAAGCGGGAGAACATTATTTTAACGACAGACCGTGACTTTCATCAGGACGGTGTGACCGTTGTTCACTCAAAGGAAGAGGTGCTCCAAAGAGCGAAAAACGAGGATATTTTTGTGATTGGCGGTGCGAATGTGTTCAAGCAGTTTTTGCCGGAAGCAGACCGTCTATATGTCACGAAAATCGAGGCGGAATTTGAAGGAGATACGGTTATCGACTTTATTCCATGGGATGATTTTAAAGAAACCTCCTGTACAAAAGGAGAAAAAAACGAAGAAAATCCGTACGACTACTTTTTTTGTGTGTACGATCGAACGACAAGGTAA